The Candidatus Poribacteria bacterium region TGCTGGTTATTTTCTACATTGTCCAAGGCTCTTTTCCTCCAAATTAGAGTCGTCAGAAGAAAAGTTATCAGTTACGCTCTTGTGGCAGTAGCAAAGTTTGTGACTGCTACAAGAAGTCTCTTAACTAAAAACTGACGACTGATAACTATTCCTTACATTTCACGACCAACAGCGATAGCAATCTGTTTCAATTCCTGCATCAATGTCTCAAATTGATCTGGGAAGAGCGATTGCGCTCCGTCTCCTGTCATCGAATGATCTGGATCGTGATGCACCTCAAGTAACAACCCATCTGCCCCTGCAGCCACAGATGCCTTCGTCATATCACAAACGAGACTCCGGATACCTGTGCCGTGGCTCGGATCAACAATAATTGGTAGATGGCTCAGTTCGTGAATAACGGGGACCGCGTTCAAGTCGAGTGTGTTACGCGTATGCGTTTCAAAAGTCCGAATGCCGCGCTCACATAGAATTACATCCGGGTTCCCTTCCGCGAGGATATACTCGGCGGCGAGGAGCCACTCCTCAATCGTCGCGGACATTCCGCGTTTGAGAATTACTGGCTTCTGTGCGCGTCCGACTTCGCGCAATAGATAGAAATTTGTCATGTTCCGGGTACCGAGTTGGAACATGTCTGTATATTCACCGACCAGTTCCACTTCATGCGGTGTCATGACCTCTGTGACGATGCCAAGTCCGGTTTCAGTTTTCGCCGCTTCCAGCATTTTGAGAGCGCTTTCACCGTAACCTTGGAAACTATAGGGTCCCGTTCTCGGCTTAAAGGCACCGCCTCTGATGAAACTCGCACCTGCTTTTTCAACAAACCGTGCAATGGTCACGATCTGTTCCGTGCTTTCTACTGCGCACGGACCGGCGATAACCGGCACCTGCCGTCCACCAATCTTTGTGTCGTTCACCGCAATAACCGTGGGTTCATCCCGAAACTCACGGCTTGCTAACTTGAACGGTGCTGTAATCGGCATTGTCCGTTCAACGCCGGACATTGACTCTATCGGAATATCACCAAGCAACGTTTTATCTCCTATGACACCGATGACAGTGTGTCGCTCGCCAGTCGAGACTTGGGCTTTCAATCCCACACCTTCGATCCGTTTGACAACAGCATCGATATCTGCTTGTGTCGCATCAGTCTTGGTAACGATTACCATGCTTTTCAATTACCTCCGCCTCTTTAATAGCAAGTTTTCGGAAGAGTGGCAGTCAGCCATCAGTTTTCAGCAGTCGGTAAAGAGCAACTTGTGGTATTAGCAAATTTTGTAACTGCCACAAGCGTCTATCAATAGTCCCTGCCTGATGACTGGCAACCAATACACCGAAAAGGAACTCTGTCCCACATTAAATTCGGTTAAAAAAAATTACCCAACATCGAAAATTTTTCAACGCTGGGTGGTGATAATCAATCGGTTAGAATAGCCTCGCCTACGAACCTTCACCACCTCTTGTTGCCGTAAAAATAAAAATACACGTACAGATATAACCCAAACACACCTGCTAAAAGCGAGTTTTTGCTTGCAAGCTGCGTAAAAAGTGGCCATGCGCTGAGAGTACCGCTCCGTAAGGAGACCGGAGCAATCCCTCCATGAGTTATCTGTGCTGTAGTGGTGTTGTGTTCAAGCGTTCGCATTATCAAATTCCTAAAAATTAGGGTAACAAAGAAATTTACGTTTAAGGTTCCGAAAGCAAATTGTGCCATTGAAGCATATATTCCTATAACTTAAGACGTTGTTTGTGAAAAAGCGTTTACATCTTTTTCGGTATGAGCACAAGGTTTACAATACAAGATTGAGCCGCGCGCTACAGGACCTTCAGAACCTACTTTAATTATATAATAACATAATTTCTTTTTCAAGTCAAATTTCTTTTTTGTAAGAAGTACTCAGTTTTCAGTACTCAGTTTTCGGTTAAGAGTCGGGAATCGGATTTCCTTTCTACTGATGAATACGGAAAATAATCTTGACTCCTGAACCTACATAGGCTAAGATAGGAAAAGAAAGACAACATGGAGAAAACTATGCAGAAATCAGAACATGCTACACCTATCACCGTTGGGATCATGGGCGGTTCCGCATCCGGAAAAACAACGTTTGCGAGTGCTTTAGCGGAGCAGCTCG contains the following coding sequences:
- the aroF gene encoding 3-deoxy-7-phosphoheptulonate synthase, which gives rise to MVIVTKTDATQADIDAVVKRIEGVGLKAQVSTGERHTVIGVIGDKTLLGDIPIESMSGVERTMPITAPFKLASREFRDEPTVIAVNDTKIGGRQVPVIAGPCAVESTEQIVTIARFVEKAGASFIRGGAFKPRTGPYSFQGYGESALKMLEAAKTETGLGIVTEVMTPHEVELVGEYTDMFQLGTRNMTNFYLLREVGRAQKPVILKRGMSATIEEWLLAAEYILAEGNPDVILCERGIRTFETHTRNTLDLNAVPVIHELSHLPIIVDPSHGTGIRSLVCDMTKASVAAGADGLLLEVHHDPDHSMTGDGAQSLFPDQFETLMQELKQIAIAVGREM